In the genome of Felis catus isolate Fca126 chromosome E1, F.catus_Fca126_mat1.0, whole genome shotgun sequence, the window tttattaagtgcaGGAGCCACGCCATACTGGGACACCTATAATCCGCATGTATCTGGCACCTAGTAGGCATGCAGTCGGTGCTTGAGGGGTAAGAGACTCGGACCGCCAACCAGGAGGAACAAGCACCATGCTGTATGAATCTTGCCAAGAGAACGTGTTAGGGAAACAGCAAGGGCCAAACCAATCCAGAGACCTTTCTGGTGGCAGAGTTCCTCATCAAATTCTGCACGAACAGGCCAGGAAAGAGGTCAGACTCCCTCGGCCAGAAACTGGCTGTGGTCTTCCAACTCTTTCCCTTCCACAACCACGCAGCAGAATATAACTACTCCTCCACAGAAGCTCCCTTGGCCCCTCTTGCTGCAGGGTATGGGGCACCCACCTGGCTCCGATCAAGTGTCTCAGGGCTTTTCCCACCACTCCATGCCCCTCAATCTCTAGGGCTAAACTCAAGCTTGCTTAATCATCACTAACTCACAGGGTCACTGAAGAGATTACATAACCTAATGTCAGTGGCTGGCATGCAGGAGGCACTCAATGAGTGTCAGTCTTGCCATGTTCTCTTGCCctatcctttttgttttatttatctttgagagacagagcacaagtgagagagggggcagagagagagggggacagaggatctgaagcaggctctgcacttacagcagaaatcctgatgtggggcttgaactcacagatagtgagatcatgacctgagccgaagtcagacgctcaaccgactgagctactcatgTGCTCCTTGCCCTGTCCTTCAGTGAAATGGGAAGCAGGGCCAGAGAAGAACTGCTTTGCTCTGctgaataataatgaaatactGACATTTTGTGTGATAGgatagtggttctcaaccagaaGCAATTGTGCCCCCACAGGGGTcatttggcaacatctggagacatttttgattgtcacaacatGGGGAGAAGGGAGGTACCACTGTTATCTATTGaatagaggccagagatgctgcccaaaatcctataatgcacaggacagacactcccccaccccccgccctgggGCAAATAATTACAAATCCCAAAATATTAGAAATGCGAAGTCAAGAAACCCTGTCATAAGGTAAGACAACTCAGAAGTCCTGGCCATCTGCCCATGCTGCCCTCATCACAGCTTGAAAAACCCTGCTTTCTCTAGATTCAAGAGTGAAAGGCGGTACCGGAGGCAGCCCGGTCCTCCAGCCTCTCACCTTCTTCCCCAAATACAAACCTTCCGATGCCAGTGGACAGGATGGCTGTGGAGGTCTTTAGTTCCTCGTACAGATCAGCGCCATTGAAGGGGAAAGCTGAGAACTGAGCCAGCAGCACCCTTCTCAGGGCAACCAGGGCCTACGAAAGGGGCGGGGGCAACTCAAGATGGGGCCTGGATCGCTTCAACCCAAAGCAGCCCGGAGCACACAGCAATGACCCGCCAAGGGAGGGGGCATCCCAGGGTCTCATACGCTGCTGCCACCCCAGTTTTCAATCTCTGGGAGCCCTTTGCTCCTTTGACTCAGGGTTGAGCATTTAGAGACACCCAAGTTTGTAGCGTGGAGATAGCTCACCTTGTAAGACAAGCCACACTTCTGGGCTACATCCTCCAGGTCTGCAGAAACCAGGTCCACCACTGAAAACAAAGCACACGTGGTTGATTGGCAGGAAGGGAGGCGCCGGGCTTCCCACACGtggcttttcctcttctgtaaagcgAGGTGACGGACGGTTCTACCCCGGGGCAGGCAGTCCCAGGCGGCCTacgtgacagcacagagccgtgGGGCCTGGCGGGGCGCCTGGCACCCAGTAGGGGTTCTGCCCTCCCCAGGGGCTCGGTTGGCCCCACTCCCGCCTTCCCGAGGCTCTGCAGAGCGGTGCGGGGCAGAGCACAGGGGTGCGGGGAGGACCCCTCCCGGGTACGCCTAGTCCGCGCTGTGCCCAGCTGGGTGGCGCGCACGCGGTCACCTGTCTTGATCCCGCGGCTCCTCAGAAGCTGGACTGTGTCCTGGGTGAGGCCCGGGCACAGCCCGGCCCTGAGAACGCCCATGTTCCCTGGGGGTCGGTCCGGGTAACGCCGGGCTCGGGGCTGGTCGTCCGCGGGCCTCCGCGGGGCCCTCTCCCTTCGCCCGGCGGCACCCTGCTGGAGAAGGGGCGCAAGGCGGCAGCGCGGAGGGGGCGCGTCCCACCGGGTCTCCGCGCCTCAGCCCAGCTGCTCGCGCCACGCCGCGCTTCCGCCTTCCAGGCGCCAGGACCTGGCTTGCAGCGCCATCTGCTGGCCGTGCGGCGACAGGGCGGTTGGGGCGGGAGCCGGCCCCCAGTCCCCAGTTCCCCGCCCCACGACGCTCCACCCCGGTGCTCCCCGGCGCCCGCCGCGCGCTGCCTACTGGACCCGCTCTCCGCCCGCCACGCCCCGCGCCCGCACACGCCTCCACCCGCCTCCGGGGGCGCGCGCGCAGGTCGTGCGGCGCGCCCCCGGGCGTCGGCTTCTGTTCTAAACGCTGGGCCGCGGAGTTCGACCCGACGGACCATCCCTACCCTCAGGCACCTACGTGTTAGTGGGGAGGACAGTGAAGAGGAGTCCAAGATACCGGGTAATTACAGATTTCTATGGTAGGTGCTCAGAAGCAGCAGAGAGGGCATCTGCGGCTCTATTTTTGAAACAACACTTTCTCTTTTGGGGGATGaattaacaacaaaaaccctGATGATTTGGAACACAGAAGATATGATTTGGCGTTTTTAAATATCCTTTGCTTTGCCTCGTCCTCTGGGAAACATAAAACAACTTTACAACTCCTCACAATCCAATAAGGCGGCTGCTGTTTTTATCCCCAtcttccagaggaggaaactgaggctcagcgaggtgaagtcacttgccaAAGGTTTACACAACCTGTAGGTGCAGAGCGGGACTTAGAGTGGACAGATCCACATGTGAGTGCAAACCCACTCTAACCACTCCCGGAGTTATGTGTCGGTTTTCCTACGGTAAGGTGGTTTCCTTGAGAACAGAAACATGTCTGGCCCATATTTGTATCCCTGTGCAGCATCCACCGTTGTCACTCAACACACACAGACGCTCGGGGTGAGGATGTGGCACATTTAGAGTTCTAGCAGCAAAACCTGGCTGTATGTGGGCTGTGAACCCCATGAGCCATCTGGACTTTCCCTGTGCCTACTGACATAGTTGGGGTTTGCTGCCCAGAATTTCTGGATATAGAGCCTCAGCATTCTGGAGACAAACTCCCCCCTCCCAGAGACCCATTTCAGTGCTGCCTGTCTCCCAGGGCCCCTGCCGACTCCCACCTGCCCCCGGGAGGCTTTCTCTTACCACCTGCTCCTCCTTCCCAGAGCAGCTCCAAAGGGAACAGGTGGTAAGCATTTTGAGAtcttcagagaagagaaggacaGGGTTGCTGTAACCGCAGAGCATTAAAACTGGAAGGGGCCCAAGGGATGATGTAGCCTGTCCCTTGTACCCCACTCCCAACACTGGCCCTGGGCGGCAGCAGCCTCCGATCAAGGGGGAGGCTGGCCCCTAATTGTTACACTCTGCCGTGATTATGAAGTCAGTTCGTTGCACCCCCAGCCCACACAAACTAAGGGTGGGTCCACTGCCCCcagtttctctctgcttcctgtcaGCTGTGTGGTGACGGCTGCGGTCCCCAGAGAGACAAGATGGCATCAAAGGCACTGTGTAAAGTGGGAGATGGCGGGGAGGCCATGCTGAAGAAGGAAAACCTCAATGTTCTGAATGCACTCTATCAAATGTCGAAGCCTTTTCCAAACCCCAAGTCTATGAACAGGACCGTCACTACCAAAGGACTCCCACTTTCCACAAGAGGCAGTTTGGTTAACTTCTTGGAGGAAGATACCATCAATCTACCGTAAGACACAAGTCtggtcctttccttctttctaaggCCGGAGctgaggggcaaggagagggtcCCGGAAAAGCAATGCTGCTTCCTTGACCTGTCACAGCTTGGTCCCTGAACTCCCCGGGAAGAGCACGGCACGTGTACAGGTTGCACTTTGGATGTCTGACCCCAAATCAGTTCTTGGAGGCTTGGAGGCCTCCTGCTCCAAAAGGCCTTCGAGGATTAGAGTTTTGTTGACGGTACTTTTTATCCTGCTTTGTCTAGCTGTggtcctccccactcccacacccCCATACAGACACCCCTAGTCCATTCCATTCCCCATGGCTCCTCTTCCTCAGTCCCcccttttggggtgcctttgcctGCCTGATTATGTTCCCCCAATAGTCTGCCTGCTGTCAGCCTGAAGTTTATTGTTCTTCCTCAGTGATTCTGGGTTCTCTTTAGTTTGTTCCACAAAATTCTCTGAGCATCTCTAAGGTATCTGGCCTAATGTCAAGTTCTAGGAATGCAGAGTTGAAAAACCCagcccctgccttcaaggagctctcagtctggggtgtgtgtgtgtgtgagtgtgtgtttggaGATGTTCGGCAAGAATCAAGAATAATAAGCCCAATCTGTGCTATGACAGGACACCTTGAGGAACCAGACAGGGCTATCACTGTctagaaattcttaataattttgaagaagtggCCCCATGAACTGTGTAGCCAGTCTTGATTACATGAAAGGGATATGACGTCCAGTCCCTAAGGGACCTATAAGTAAGCAGGTGTGGCTAAAGTGACAGATACTTGCAGGAAATGTCATGTGATATGACAGGAAAAGCTTGGGCTAGGAGCCCAAGTTCAAATCCAAGTTCTATCACTTAAGATACATGACTATAGACTAATTAAGATCAGGGACCTTCAGtccctcatttgcaaaatggggctAACACCCATCCAGCAGAGCTGTCATGAAgagcataaaaaatatttgtccaGCATATAGCTCAATACTTAACTACTTTCTGTGCCCACTTCAGCACTGCTCTTTTGAATAAGAGAATCTAAAACagatattcttggggtgcctggctggctcagtcggtagagcatgtgactctcgatcttgtggttgtgggttcgatccctgtgttgggtgtagagattagtttaaaaaattgctttaaatctTATAGCTAAATATAGACTCATTAGGACAATCTGAAGTATAAGTGACCTAAATACAAGACTCCAGCCTACAAAGGACCTTGATGGGGGAGTCACCTATGGCAAATGTTCACCAAAGGCTAGCATAGAAGGTTTGGGCTGATCAGGATTTCTCAGGAGGTAGTctttggggctggaactcaaggaaAAGTTGGCATATCCATCAGCCACGAAGCCAGTGGTTGGCCTGGAGTGAGGGATCCGGGCATGTGTATTGATTGCTGGATCTGTCCGGAGCAGCTGGGGAAATGGGgtaagaagcagaggagaggagccagAATGCACCAGAGGCAGATGAGAGCTGTGAGGCATGGGACCCAGGAGATCTGGGTTCTGGTCCAACCTCTGCCTTCAGCTCACCTTGTGACCTTGGTTAGGGTACTTGGTCCCCAAAGGCCCAGTGACTGCTCCTGCTATACCACTGCTCTTCAAAATGTGGGTTGTGGCCCATTAATGGGTGAGCAACTCATTCTAGTTGACAGAGACCaggattataaaaatgaaacagaagaatagaAAATTCCAGAGCACATCACACATAGAGTAATTACCGGTTCGTGAAATGTGTTTCAGTTTTACATGTATGTATGAGTATACCAGGTTTCCAGGTAgtatgtatttcttccttttggtcaaggaaaaaaaaaaaaaaagatttgagacCCAACCTTTTTGGATTCTGGACtacatcagtaaaaaaaaaaccaaacaaacaaacaaacaaaaaaacaaactaaggAAACATGTACAAGGTTTTTCTTTGTAATAGCAAAGAATTGGTAACAAGACAAATGTCCATGTAATGGAAAGTGTACAACAGTtaaaatgtctgaaccagaacTGCATGTATCAATACAAATGAATCTAAAAAAAccaatgttgaatgaaaaaagcaagCTGCTGACGGATATGAcaccatttatttatatgaagttttaaaatatgcaaaataacaaCTTGTGTAAGGATAGCGTACACATGTAACAAAGCTTTAGAAACACACAtgaagaataaacacaaaatttggAATGTGCTGTACTGGTTACCTCTGAGCGGGAGGATGCAGACTGAGGAGGGGGACACAAGTGTCAGGGGCTTTAACTGTACTGCTGAGGCTTTAGAAGGTGTACATGATTTGATACGTGTGTGTATTATGAAGTGATTATCCCAGTAAGTTTCAttaccatccatcaccacacGTGGTTATAGACTTATTTCTTATGATAAGAACTTTCaagttctactttcttagcaacattcttctttttgtttaaaaaaattttttttaatgtttattcatttttgagagacacagacagagcatgagtggggaaggggcagagagagggagacacagaatctgaaatgggctccaggctctgagctgtcagcacagagccaggcgcggggctcgaactcacagttcacaagatcctgacctgagccgaagtcagacgctcaaccgactgagccacccagctgcccctttcttagcaactttcaaacatacaaTATAGTAGTACTAACTATAATCaccatacattattatatattaatatattattcttGATATCTCGTGTAtgtctaaaatatttcataatttaacaaaattagaATGGAAGAAAGGTTTTTGAGCTTTTACCCCAATATATTCATATTTACGTGTACTATTGTTAACTTTACATGctacatattaataaatattgttaaatgttgCAAAATCTAATTAGTAATTACTGTTCAACAGTAGCAAGTATTAGTAaagcttaattatttttaatttagacaCTTAGATATTTTTCCATACCCCACTAGATTGGTTTGGGCATTCCCCAGGGTATTTGCACCCTGCTGTGGAAGGAGGACTTAAGATTttagcagtgtttctcaaattctggGCCTCAGAACACATGCCTCAGAATCATCTGAAGATCTTATTAAAGATACTTTAGTAGCTTCCCCAGTCCCATCCCAAagcggggcgggggaggtgggggcagggaccaGGAATCTGCATCTTTCAGTAAGTGCCCTGGTGGGTTGAATGGACTGCTGCAGGGTGATAAGGATGTTCTGAGCTATTCAGAAGCATCTGGGGTTACTGGCGAGTCAGGCTCAAGGCCTGCCTTCGGGGAGCTTCCCAGCTGCATGGGCTGGGGTGGCCTCCTTCAGTGGGCTCACCTGTCTCCCTCCCACTCAGGAAGCCGATGCCAGTGGAGGATTCTGAATGCAGCTCTGACGACACCAGCATCTCCCCACTCTCATCCACCTTGTTGAATCCCATCAAACTGGCTGTGACCCAGCCCAACAGCAGCTTCTTTGCAGGGATGCTAGAGGGGGAGCTGAACAAACTCAGCCTCTCCTCGATGGGCAACGACACACACAAGAGGGACCTGGCTCTCTGCCCCCGTCCATCGAAATCCCAAATAGTCCCTGGGGGCCTGCTGGACCTTGACAACCCTGAGCTGGACACAGACACCTCCTCAACACCCTCAGAGTCCTCTGTGGTCATGGATGTGCCGGAGGCGCCCTTCATCTGCGAACACACAGTCAGCGACTCCACGGCTGTGGTGAGTTTCCCTCTTCGTGCCTTCAAGTGCAGGCTTACTGGCCGCccccgtgtgccaggcactgagctgagcTCCACAGGGAGTGCGAAGATGCCTACCACCTGCATCCTGACCTCACGCTCCTGGCACAGGAGAGAGAGCCCATGTCTGTAAAGCACTCCAGTGCAAGCTGGATTGGATGCAGTTCTATGGGCAGAGTTCAGATCAAGTGCCACCAGGAAttcagggggaaagaaaaattacttcCAGGTGTAGGAATAAGCTTGGTGGCTTTGGTAGCGTTTAAGCTGGGATGCAGAGGTAGGATTTAAACATCCAGGGATGGGAGAAAGACATTCCATGGAGGGGTTCACACCAGCAACACCTCACAGGTGGGAAAAAGTGGGAGCAAACAGCCAGGTCCCAATGTAGGGCTCTCGCACTTTTCTGTGCCTACAGAGCCAACCGTCTTCTTAAAAATGAGATTCCTGGGCCTCatccctagagattctgattcagtaggtctggggtggggcctgagaatttgcaccactaacaaattcccaggtggTGCTGATGGGCCTCATGTTGAGTAGCACTGTTCCAGGTCCAGGACAGGGAACAGAGTGGGGGAAGTTAGCCTGGAGTCATTTTTTTGGAGGTCCTGCAACGTTAGACTACTGTATAGATTTTTCTGTAGAGAAACAGTTTTTTGCAAAGCCTTCTATCTGGTGATataaggtgatatttgagctgtATTTTAGGAAGATAAATCTGGAAGTCCCAGATGAGCAGTGTCTCTCCAAGTGTGGTTCCCAGACCACCAACGGTGTCAGCATCGTATGGCAACatgtttgaaatttaaattctcctctcctccccctccacctgggcctactgaatcagaaactgtggGGGCCAGCAGTCTGTTTTAACAGGTCCTCTAGGGGGTTCTGATGCACACccaactttgagaaccactggcctagatGGAGGAGAAATTGGTAATGGGAGACCTGAGAGAAGACAGCATGGCCAGGAATCTGCAGTGTTATAAAAACTCCCCCAGCTCCTTAGCCAGGCTTGGCAACCACTGTTGTAGCACAAAGTATGTGGGCTCTGGAACTACTGGTTTGAACTTTGGCTCTGTCACTCTGTGTGACCACGGGCCAGCCTCCCGCCTTCTCTGAACCCGTAATCTCATCTGCAAGGAGTGAGGTGCACAAGATGATCTCTAAGGTCCCTCTCAACTAGTCTAGAAGAAATATGGGCTGGGGGCACACCCTGAGGTGGGTGGGGCTGCCCAGGGAGAGTTGCAAGTGCTACAGGCCCGTAGCATGCCTTATCCCTTCCATCAGACCTGCCTCAGCCCCAAGGAGGGACAGGGGATGGGAGTGGGGCATTCGGACCcatggttgggggtgggaggtgaggggaggaCAGCCTGGAGCAGGTCTGAGGAAGCCTGGTGGCGGGGGGTCTCTTCTTCTAGATTTCCTGGACGTATTCCCTGGGCAAGCAGCAGGTCAGTTTCTACCAGGTCCTGTTGCAGGAGGTGGTCAAGACAAAAGACAATGAGCCGCCCAAGACAAAGAATCGCCCGTGGATCTTCAACAAGATCTTGGGCACCACTGTCAAGCTGATGGAGCTGAAGCCTAACACGAGTTACTGCCTCACCGTCCGTGCGGCCAACACAGCCGGGGTGGGGAAGTGGTGCAAGCCCTACAAAGTGAGCCCTGGGAGAAGAGGGCCGGGAGGTCAGGGGACTTGGAGGCAACTCATCTTCTTGCTGGCTGCCTTTCTGCCTGGGCGGATGAGCATGAATTCCAGGCTGCTTCCTTCTGGGAGGTTTAAGGATTACACCACTCTGGGGCCcactgggaatgcaaactaataTATTCACCAGCACCTGTAATGTTCAGCTTCCAAAGCCACTACTTTTGGGATTCTTCAACTCATAATAATCGTGAGTGGGCCAGGAAGTTAAGGGCACCGAGGGAAACACAGGGAAGAGGCGAAAGGGGGacgaagaagggaagggaggtgggcaggggcacgGGAGGAGAGGCCCAGACGACTGTGTTTGGAAACCTCACATGACAGAGAAGGCACTGGTTTGTACCTGTTTCTGGAGTCCGTGAACAGGCGGTAAGGCTACCTAAGATCCCATTTGGCAAACAACAAGGGGGTTGCAGAGATGAAGAGCTGAGCTAGGGTCAGGTCTGGGATGGAATTCTgaggagttttgttttatttcagtttgCAACCGTGGCCACTGACTTGAACAGCTTCCCCGAGAACAACCCTATCCAGATCACCGTGCAGCGCAAGGAACCCCAACGGAAAACCGTCTCCATCGGGTTGGAGGAGATGCGGAAGCTGGAAGATCTGGAATACCTATTTCCCTACTAAGGAGGGCCCCGGGAAGCCCCTCACCTATCTTCAGcctcagcccagggctctcaGGAACCAGAATCGTGAGATGTACCACCAGCACCATGCCAGGGAACTGCTGACCACCCTGCCCGGAGCCTGGTGGCGATGCTCCCAAATCTACACTCCTGGGCCCGGGCCTAGGCTAGATAGGAGCTCCATTCACCTGGAGATGCCACAGGCCAGGTCTGGTCAGCTACTGCCTACAGCTGCTCGGCATCCTCCTCCCCAGATCTGGGCTGGGTCCAGTCCCTTATTAAAGCACTGCAGGTCACCCAGCATACCGAATTGTGCTTCGTGTTGACAGCCGGGCTGGCTGCCATTCACCTTCCTAGCTTCTGCCAGGACCGAGAGTCTGGGTCGGGGGCTGGGGGGATATGGAACATATCCCCCTTtccctgggggaggaagaaatgttaaagacTAAAACGCACATACACTGGGATAAACAGCAACACTGGACAGAGGTGGTGGCAGCTCGTTGATTGTCAACAAGCTCTGGAAGGACGTGGCGCAAAGTGCACAGGTTATGGGGCAGGGTCTGCTCTAATCCTAGTTTTTCCTGGATGTGAGGGCACGGACAAACCATCTAAGATTCCTGGGCTGTTTCAGGGAGGTGAGAACCCTACGGGCAGGACAGTAGGGGTCCCATGAGGATCACGTGAGCACATAGAACGAGTGCACAGGGTAGGAACTCCGCCACTGGTGGCCCCCTTTGCCCTTCCTGCAGCCTCCCTGCAGAGACACACAAGGTGGAGACGGAGCACATCCAGATGATATGCAAAATCACAAAGGCATGGTGGGCAGGGGATAAGAGGTTAGAAATGCCGTGGCCTTGAGCAGTCCGTACAAGAATCCAACTGCCGGAGCATTGAAACGGGACAAAGGCAGGATGCATGGGAGGCAAGACTTTGTTCAAGCATTTGAGGACATCTGGTGGGGATTCCTTTCACTGTGTGACAGTCCTTATGGGGCAGAGAACCATCCTCCCATGTCACATCACACCCACTTCTGCTAGAGCCCTCACCACTGCACGCTGTTAGAGGGAGCCCCCTGGGACAGCGGTCACCTTCTGCTCTGTACCCTGAGAGCCCGGCACAGTGCTTGGTGCACTGCAGGAGCTCAGTGTGTTgtgtgagagaggggcagacaaaAGAAGCCCTAGAACAACACTGGCCCGCACAACTCCATGGGCTGGTGAAGGTGTTCTCCATCTGTGCCGTCCGGTGCAGTGAGTAGCCTTCAGCTAGCATCACAGAACTGCACTTCTAACCATGTGGAATTCTGGTAAACACAGCCACATGTCGCTAGCATCTGCCACACTGGACAGCACAAGCTCACATCATCCTCTGGCCACTATCCTATGGCTTCCACCAGCGCCCCCAGCCCCAACGAGCCTCTCCCTTGTAGgcacaagagaaagagaagaaaggccaCCTCCCAGCCAGTATGGCTTTGGTATAGCCCAGAGGGAAGGGTTAGACAGACTGACTCAGCACAGCCCTTGGGTGAGCCTTGGGGACAAGGAATTAACCcgaacacacaaaataaaagttatttatttggtCACAGGATCCAGGGTCTGATGCTGAATAGAGAGAACAttcaggaaaggaggaggggcagcagCAAGGGTCTGGTCActgcctgacccccccccccccgccccgccccaagcAAGGTATGGAGTAACGGCCAACGTCTGAGCCCAGTGATATTTTCCCGTAACTTCGACCTCCTGCTCTGGGGAGGGACCTCACTGGGATCTGTCCAAGGACAGCTGACCACACTGGTTCACAGGGGCACCACCCTGGCCTTTGGTCTCTGTCAGGGTGGGCACTGGCAGCAGCTGAGTCCAGGTAGGAGTCCAAGAACTTGGGATTTCTCATCTCCTCCATCTGTGGAAAAggggagggaacagcatggggaTCCTATCTTGGGAAGGGGAGACTGCCATATAATCCCAGGAGCCCACTACGGGGGAGAACCTGTATTCACTTGGTCATTAAGAGACTGGCTACCATTTCTGCTCTGGCCACCCAAACTCACGCTGGGCACCCACTGCCTGCCCCGGCCGAGACCTCATCCCAGGGCCTGGCCTCTCAGATGCCCACCAAGGTCATCTGATAGCAAACAATGACAACATTTACAAGTACACGTGCTTTGGGTTCCCAAGTGTGTTCGCCTCCTATCTTTGATCTTCCCATCTACTGAGGCTTGACAACTCTCAGGAGGCAGGTGAACCACGCTCTTCAAAACCGCACAATGAAAGTCGGAACCAGGATTGGAACTAGGTGTGACGCCTTCAAAACCCAGTGTTCTAAGAACTACTGCCTCATGCTGGAGGGACTCTGGGCTCACCCTTCGGAGAGCACCGTCAGGGTCTCCCATAATCACTGTAATTCTGCAGTTCTCCCTCTTAACCACCGAGAGAACGTGGCACCACACGCTGTCCTAGGTACCTGGAGAACCCTTAGAATTCTACGCCAGAAGGGAAAGGTGCAAGGAGTGGCCAACTTAAGGGCAGGAGAGCCAAGCACACCAACCGCCACCTCCCCAAAACTCACATCCGGAGGCATTTGTCCTTCCCACCACTTGCCACTCTCTGGCCATCTGGACTCCAGTCGACAGCATATACCTAAAcggaggtggggatggggagaagcaggtaaggtgtggggggggggggcagcagggccAGGCTTCAACCCCTACCTGCCCCACCTTTGCTCACGAGGTCAGCCATACCTCATCTGCGTGGCCTGGAAGATCAGCAGCCAGCTTCTGGCCCTTCACATCCCACACCTTCAGCGTGCTGTCACTGCTACCACTGACCAGGAGCCGGCTATCGGCTGACCACGCAATCTGGTACACAGCAGCCACGTGGCCACGCAGGGAAGCCAGGTACCTGGGCCAGGAAAGTGATGATGGGTATTAGGTCTGAAGGGGCCCCTGTGCCCTCCGTATCTGGACAACTTTGCATGACTTCGAATCCAGTGTAGTCCCTGCTCAGCCCATCTGCCTGATACCCCCCTAACACAAGTTGCTTGCTGACAAGTGGCATGGAGTAGTGAGCCAGGCTCACCTGGCACTTCCAGGTCAATACAGATTAGCTATGTCTATTTGGACAAGTCATTAGGACTTGTCATTTTGGACAagtctctgagactcagtttccttatcttgaaaaagaagggaACGACCTATTTCAAAGACCGCTATACGGAAACCCACAATGGCCGAGACAGCAAGGC includes:
- the FNDC8 gene encoding fibronectin type III domain-containing protein 8 isoform X1, translated to MASKALCKVGDGGEAMLKKENLNVLNALYQMSKPFPNPKSMNRTVTTKGLPLSTRGSLVNFLEEDTINLPKPMPVEDSECSSDDTSISPLSSTLLNPIKLAVTQPNSSFFAGMLEGELNKLSLSSMGNDTHKRDLALCPRPSKSQIVPGGLLDLDNPELDTDTSSTPSESSVVMDVPEAPFICEHTVSDSTAVISWTYSLGKQQVSFYQVLLQEVVKTKDNEPPKTKNRPWIFNKILGTTVKLMELKPNTSYCLTVRAANTAGVGKWCKPYKFATVATDLNSFPENNPIQITVQRKEPQRKTVSIGLEEMRKLEDLEYLFPY
- the FNDC8 gene encoding fibronectin type III domain-containing protein 8 isoform X2 yields the protein MASKALCKVGDGGEAMLKKENLNVLNALYQMSKPFPNPKSMNRTVTTKGLPLSTRGSLVNFLEEDTINLPKPMPVEDSECSSDDTSISPLSSTLLNPIKLAVTQPNSSFFAGMLEGELNKLSLSSMGNDTHKRDLALCPRPSKSQIVPGGLLDLDNPELDTDTSSTPSESSVVMDVPEAPFICEHTVSDSTAVISWTYSLGKQQVSFYQVLLQEVVKTKDNEPPKTKNRPWIFNKILGTTVKLMELKPNTSYCLTVRAANTAGFATVATDLNSFPENNPIQITVQRKEPQRKTVSIGLEEMRKLEDLEYLFPY